Below is a genomic region from Puniceicoccaceae bacterium.
TTTCTTCGAGGTATCGACGGAGTCGATCGTTCCTTTCATGTAGAACTCACTTTCATCCACGTGATCGAGTTCACCGTTGAGGATCATTTTGAAACCACGGATGGTATCTTTCACCGGGACATAGACTCCTGGAATGCCGGAAAATACCTCGGCCACGTGTACGGGCTGGGAAAGGAAGCGTTGGATCTTGCGGGCACGAAAGACGGTTTGTTTGTCTTCGGGCGAAAGTTCATCAATCCCCAAAATCGCGATGATATCCTGCAAGTCCTTGTAACGCTGAAGCACCTGTTGAACACCGCGGGCAACGTTGAAGTGTTCCTCGCCCACAATGTCAGGATCCAGCGCTTTGGACGTGGAAACGAGAGGATCAACCGCCGGGTAAATCCCCAGGTCCGCAATCGAGCGCTCCAGAACAATGGTGGAATCAAGGTGGGCAAAGGTGTTGGCCGGAGCTGGGTCGGTCAAGTCGTCCGCAGGTACGTAGACCGCCTGAATCGAGGTGATGGAACCCTTTTTAGTCGAGGTAATGCGCTCTTGCAAAATACCCATTTCCTGGGAGAGCGTCGGCTGGTATCCCACGGCAGAGGGAGAACGACCGAGCAGCGCCGAAACCTCCGACCCTGCCTGGGAAAATCGGAAAATATTGTCGATGAACAACAATACATCCTGCCCACGCTCATCGCGGAAATACTCTGCCATTGTCAGACCCGTCAGCGCGACACGCATACGAGCGCCGGGCGGTTCGTTCATCTGACCAAAACAAAGGGCTACCTTGGAGTTGCCGATGTTTTTCTGATCAATCACTCCTGCCTCCGACATTTCGTGGTAGAGGTCATTTCCTTCACGGGACCGCTCTCCCACACCCGCAAAAACGGACAAGCCACCATGCTCCTTGGCGATGTTGTTGATGAACTCCAGAATCAAAACGGTCTTTCCTACTCCCGCTCCGCCAAAAGCACCTACTTTTCCACCCTTGAGGAAGGGACAAATGAGATCCACAACCTTGATTCCGGTTTCCAGAATTTCGGCTTCGGTAGCCTGGTCAATCAGTTCGGGCGGGTTGCGGTGGATCGGCCAACGCTCACCTTTCGCTTCTTCACGCTCATCAATGGCTTCGCCCACGACATTAAAAATGCGCCCGAGCACCTGTTCACCGACAGGTACGGAGATTGCGGCTCCGGTTGCAGTCACATCCTGTCCGCGAACCAGACCTTCCGTTGTGGACATGGCAACCGCACGCACCTGACCTTCACCAAGGTGCTGTTGTACCTCCAACACGAGTTTGCGATTGCTGCCGTCGCCAGCCACGGTGACTTCGAGTGCGTCGAAGATTTCCGGCAATTCCCCCTCAGGGAACTGAGCGTCGACAACCGCTCCGATTACCTGAACAATTTTTCCTTTAGATGCCATGATAGAGGTATGTTGTATGTTTTGAAATGGTTCTGATGATGGGTTTGGAAGATTCTGGCTATTTGCCGGAATTCGAAGCCGTCGCGGCTGCGATTTCAAGAATCTCCTGCGTGATGGCCGCCTGACGGGCCTTGTTGAACTTCAAAGTGAGACTGTCCACGAGTGTGGAGGCGTTGTCCGTCGCGCTCTTCATGGCCACCATTCGGGCGGAGTGTTCAGAGGCCTTTGCACTGAGAATGAACTGGTGGATTTGCTGCTTCACAAAGAGAATCGGAAGTTCCTCCAAAATGCTTGCCACATCGGGTTCATACTTAATCTCCCGATCATCGTGCGTCATTTCGAGCGTATCCTCTTCATCCTTCAGTCGCAGCTGATCCAGGCAATCCTGCAGATCCACAATCGGAAGAATTTTGATCAGCCTGGGTTCCTGCACCATGGTGTTGATGAATCGGGGAAACGCGATCTCAACGGTATCGATTTCTCCGTCCAGAAACGCTTTTACCATGAACTCAACAATGGGGCGAACCTCCGCATACTGAGCCTTGTCGGATACCTGAAAATCGGCGACCAGATTGCGACCTGTACGGCTGAGGTATTGTTTGCCCTTGCGACCGACATTGACAAATTTGCAGTCCCCCTGGATCTGGGACAGCAGGCGATAGAGGTTGG
It encodes:
- the atpG gene encoding ATP synthase F1 subunit gamma, giving the protein MSKIAHIKRRIKSVKNTRQITKAMQLVAASKMKRAQDRALAGRDYALLLARMMHVAISHSDEVRHPMMERREVKTRGILTITTDKGLCGALNANLYRLLSQIQGDCKFVNVGRKGKQYLSRTGRNLVADFQVSDKAQYAEVRPIVEFMVKAFLDGEIDTVEIAFPRFINTMVQEPRLIKILPIVDLQDCLDQLRLKDEEDTLEMTHDDREIKYEPDVASILEELPILFVKQQIHQFILSAKASEHSARMVAMKSATDNASTLVDSLTLKFNKARQAAITQEILEIAAATASNSGK
- the atpD gene encoding F0F1 ATP synthase subunit beta; amino-acid sequence: MASKGKIVQVIGAVVDAQFPEGELPEIFDALEVTVAGDGSNRKLVLEVQQHLGEGQVRAVAMSTTEGLVRGQDVTATGAAISVPVGEQVLGRIFNVVGEAIDEREEAKGERWPIHRNPPELIDQATEAEILETGIKVVDLICPFLKGGKVGAFGGAGVGKTVLILEFINNIAKEHGGLSVFAGVGERSREGNDLYHEMSEAGVIDQKNIGNSKVALCFGQMNEPPGARMRVALTGLTMAEYFRDERGQDVLLFIDNIFRFSQAGSEVSALLGRSPSAVGYQPTLSQEMGILQERITSTKKGSITSIQAVYVPADDLTDPAPANTFAHLDSTIVLERSIADLGIYPAVDPLVSTSKALDPDIVGEEHFNVARGVQQVLQRYKDLQDIIAILGIDELSPEDKQTVFRARKIQRFLSQPVHVAEVFSGIPGVYVPVKDTIRGFKMILNGELDHVDESEFYMKGTIDSVDTSKK